A stretch of Henckelia pumila isolate YLH828 chromosome 4, ASM3356847v2, whole genome shotgun sequence DNA encodes these proteins:
- the LOC140867789 gene encoding non-classical arabinogalactan protein 30: MAIRIHIPAAIPFLILCLALLSTALAPAPLPPKPVDVVVEGVVFCQSCGDYGTWNLNKAKAIESAIVSVICKDHRNRVSFYKAFQTGKNGYFYAVLKGLRMSYSFLDHPLHACKVRLVSSPVPSCNLLTNVNYGLYGAPLRFENKRVVRSNYEAVIYAAGPLAFRPDHCVPH; the protein is encoded by the coding sequence ATGGCAATTAGAATCCATATTCCTGCAGCCATCCCTTTTCTCATTCTCTGCTTGGCTCTCCTGTCAACGGCCCTCGCACCAGCCCCGTTGCCACCCAAACCGGTCGACGTGGTGGTGGAAGGCGTGGTCTTTTGCCAGTCCTGTGGCGACTACGGAACGTGGAACCTCAACAAAGCCAAGGCCATCGAATCAGCCATAGTCAGCGTCATCTGTAAAGACCATAGGAACCGAGTCAGCTTTTACAAGGCGTTCCAGACCGGTAAAAACGGCTACTTTTACGCGGTGCTTAAGGGGCTCAGGATGAGCTACTCTTTCTTGGATCATCCTTTGCATGCCTGCAAGGTAAGGCTGGTGTCGTCACCCGTCCCGAGCTGCAACCTTCTTACGAATGTGAACTATGGACTCTACGGCGCGCCCCTTCGTTTTGAGAACAAGAGGGTGGTTCGTAGTAACTACGAGGCGGTGATATACGCTGCGGGTCCATTGGCGTTTCGCCCGGATCATTGTGTTCCTCActaa